One genomic segment of Impatiens glandulifera chromosome 6, dImpGla2.1, whole genome shotgun sequence includes these proteins:
- the LOC124942488 gene encoding cytochrome b-c1 complex subunit 6-1, mitochondrial-like yields the protein MADEDPVDPKKYIEESCKPKCVRQLLGYQACVKRIQDDTTGHKHCTGQYFDYWSCIDKCVAHKLFAKLK from the exons AT GGCAGACGAAGATCCTGTTGACCCTAAGAAGTACATTGAAGAGAGCTGCAAGCCTAAATGTGTGAGACAGTTGCTTGGATACCAG GCATGTGTTAAAAGGATTCAAGATGACACCACAGGACATAAGCATTGCACTGGACAGTATTTTGACTACTGGTCGTGTATTGACAAATGC GTTGCTCACAAGCTATTTGCAAAGCTCAAGTGA
- the LOC124941680 gene encoding uncharacterized protein LOC124941680 — MALAKPEDLHSQKLRSNSPISRSQSEAKPMKSVSYSSHENSNLQDVLLVDSKSSAAAAAIPCISSDLTIFSNPSHHANKKTRDLPNVSDCHGCGCHINVTNHKDRLQTLDSFWRIVLLCWKCIRGVESAELCSYCLSPAKDEADCFLCCDCRRRVHKDCVTKYRYSPPWCYSHSNSDFRVCIDCWIPKLLTKSNSLYEKKGLEKKQPLKMPTNLRSQKSLKDVVKDAKLNMNDKMLVAEKAKDNKLRKALLAKRAVEFASDALELVAAKSFDSGNKASTNGDHTGLAFQLQRVLNKSPRIAENFCSLNSTFLSLNRDSMEQESKVYVRRHKKVKNEEPQQDAIRSQGLLAWLESSRVPPDGICNEEKPHHRVITYTKRLAKEARVNNVLNLYESGKQTEPVLDSFSNDSKSPIQLGDSEEIPTVLSKEKSYKKGDRFGFSYTKRSANGIISKDESLAKQAGSVQELFLDKPVSHVKSNGNEESDDRYALKYTKRPVKL, encoded by the coding sequence ATGGCTCTGGCGAAGCCTGAAGATCTTCACTCTCAAAAGCTTCGTTCGAATTCGCCCATTTCAAGAAGTCAATCAGAAGCGAAACCTATGAAATCTGTTTCATACTCCTCTCACGAAAATTCCAATCTGCAGGATGTTCTTCTCGTTGATTCCAAGTCATCTGCCGCCGCTGCTGCAATTCCATGTATATCCTCCGACTTGACGATATTTTCAAACCCTTCTCATCACGCCAACAAGAAGACGAGAGACCTGCCCAATGTATCCGATTGTCATGGCTGCGGCTGTCACATCAATGTTACAAACCACAAGGACAGACTCCAAACCCTGGATAGCTTTTGGCGCATCGTTTTGTTATGTTGGAAATGCATCAGAGGCGTTGAATCCGCTGAATTATGCTCCTATTGTCTATCTCCGGCTAAGGATGAGGCGGATTGCTTCCTCTGCTGCGACTGTAGACGCCGTGTTCATAAGGACTGTGTTACAAAGTACAGGTACTCTCCTCCTTGGTGTTATTCTCATTCAAATTCGGATTTTAGGGTATGCATTGATTGTTGGATACCGAAATTGCTGACAAAATCTAATAGTTTATACGAAAAGAAAGGACTTGAGAAGAAACAACCATTGAAAATGCCTACTAATTTGAGGAGTCAAAAATCATTGAAAGATGTGGTAAAGGATGCAAAATTGAATATGAATGATAAGATGTTGGTGGCAGAGAAAGCTAAAGACAATAAACTAAGGAAGGCTTTGTTAGCCAAGAGAGCTGTGGAATTTGCAAGCGATGCATTAGAACTAGTTGCTGCTAAAAGTTTTGACAGTGGAAATAAGGCATCTACTAATGGTGATCATACTGGATTGGCATTTCAACTGCAGCGAGTATTGAATAAATCACCTAGAATTGCAGAAAACTTTTGCTCATTGAACTCAACATTTTTGTCTCTAAATAGGGACAGTATGGAGCAAGAGTCGAAGGTTTATGTCAGGAGGcataaaaaggttaaaaatgaaGAACCACAACAGGACGCCATCAGAAGCCAAGGTCTACTGGCCTGGCTAGAAAGTTCTAGGGTTCCTCCTGATGGAATCTGCAACGAGGAGAAGCCTCATCACAGAGTGATAACGTATACCAAAAGGCTTGCAAAAGAAGCGCGAGTCAATAATGTATTGAATTTGTACGAGTCTGGGAAGCAAACTGAACCTGTTCTAGATTCTTTTTCGAATGACTCCAAAAGCCCAATTCAATTGGGTGATTCTGAAGAAATTCCAACTGTTCTATCAAAAGAGAAGAGTTATAAGAAGGGTGATCGCTTTGGCTTCAGTTATACTAAGAGATCAGCAAATGGAATAATCTCCAAGGATGAATCGTTGGCAAAACAAGCTGGGTCAGTGCAAGAACTGTTTCTTGATAAGCCCGTTAGTCATGTGAAGTCCAATGGAAACGAGGAGTCTGATGATCGCTATGCTTTGAAGTATA